In the Streptomyces sp. 3214.6 genome, CCAGCAGCAGAACGCGTCGCCATCGTCACCGGTGCCACCAGCGGGATCGGTCTCGCCGTGGCCCGCAGTCTGGCCGAAGGTGGTGCGCGGGTCTTCATCTGTGCCCGCGACGGCGACCGTGTCGCCCTCACCGTCAAGGAGTTGCGCGAGGCCGGTCACGACGTCGACGGTGCCGTCTGCGACGTACGCGACACGGAGCAGGTGCGCGCCTTCGTCCAGGAGGCCAGGGACCGGTTCGGTCCCGTCGACGCGCTGGTGAACAACGCCGGCCGCAGCGGCGGCGGCCATACCGCGCAGATCCCCGACGAGCTGTGGCTCGACGTGATCGAGACCAACCTCAACAGCGTCTTCCGGATGACCCGTGAGGTGCTGACGACCGGCGGCATGCTGGAGCGCGGTGCCGGACGGATCGTCAACATCGCCTCGACGGGCGGCAAGCAGGGCGTGGCGCTGGGAGCGCCGTACTCGGCGTCCAAGCACGGCGTCGTCGGCTTCACCAAGGCCCTGGGCCTGGAGCTGGCGAAGACGGGCATCACCGTCAACGCCGTCTGCCCGGGCTACGTCGAGACACCGATGGCCGAGCGGGTGCGCCAGGGATACGCCGGCGCCTGGGACATCACCGAGGACGAGGTGCTGGAGAGGTTCGAGGCGAAGATCCCCCTCGGCCGTTACTCCACGCCTGACGAGGTCGCCGGGCTCGTCGGCTATCTGCTCTCCTCGACGGCCGCGTCGATCACCGCCCAGGCGATGAACGTCTGCGGCGGACTCGGCAACTACTGACAGCGGGCCCGGCCGTGCGCGGCCGCGGGCAGACAGAGGGGATCAGCATGGCGCACGAGGTGCACACGACCGAACACACGATCACGGTGGCCGCCGCCCCGGAGACCGTCTTCGGCCTGGTGGAGCGGGCGGAGGACTGGCCGCACGTCTTTCCGCCAAGCCTGCACGTGGAGTATCTGGAGCGGTCGGGCGACGAGGAACGGCTGCGCATCTGGGCCACCGCCAACGGCGAGGTCAAGTCCTGGACCTCGCGGCGCACCCTGGACCGCGAGGGGCTGCGGATCCGGTTCCGCCAGGAGGTCTCCCAGGATCCGGTCGCCGCGATGGGCGGGGAGTGGATCGTCGAGGCGCTGCCCGACGGCGGCAGCCGGGTACGGCTGCTGCACGACTTCCGGGCCGTCGACGACCTGGAGCGCAACGTCAGCTGGATCCTGGAGGCGATCGAGCGCAACAGCGGGGCCGAGCTGGCCGCGCTGGAGTCCGCCGCACTGCGCATCGGCACCGACGACGCGCCCTGCACCTTCGAGGACGAGGTGCGCATCGACGCCCCGGCCCAGGAGGTGCGGGACTTCCTGCGTGACGCGGGGCTGTGGCAGGAGCGGCTGCCGCACGTCGCCCGGGTGCTGCTGAAGGAGGACACGCCCGACGTCCAGCACCTGGAGATGGACACCCGCACTCCCGACGGTTCGACGCACACCACGGCCTCGGTGCGGATCTGCCTGCCGGACGGGCGGATCACGTACAAGCAGTTGCAGACACCGGCCCTGATGTCCGTGCACACCGGGGAGTGGACGGTACGGGAGACCCCGTCCGGCTGTGTGGCCGTCTCCCGGCACACGGTGGTCGTCAACGCCGCGGCCATCACCAAGGTCCTCGGCTCCTCCGCGACCACTGCCGACGCCCGCGCCTTCCTGCGGGACGCGCTCGGCGGCAACAGCACGATCACCATGCGGCACGCCAAGGAGTACGCGGAGCGGCGGGCCCGTACCGAGCCGGTGCAGCCCGCCGAGTACGCCTCCATTCAGCAGTTCTACGCACGGCAGATGCGGCTCCTCGACGAGGGCGACGGGGATGCCTGGGCGGACACCTTCACCGAGGACGGGGCCTTCGACCAGAGCTCGTTCACCGAGCCGGTGCGCGGCCGGGCGGCGATCGCCGCGGCCGTGCGTGAGCGGCCGGCGGCGCCTCCCGGCACGGTGCGCCGGCACTGGCTGGGCCTGCCGGCGGCCTGGCGGTTCCCGGACGGTTCGGTGCGCACGGGCTACGACGCCCTGGTCGTCTCGACCGCGAAGGGCGCCGCTCCCGTGATCCGGCTGAGCACGTCGTGCCAGGACGTCCTCGTCGCCGACCAAGACGGCTGGCTGGTGAGCCACCGATACGTCGGCCACGACGGGCAGTGAAGCCCGCCGCCCCGGACAGTGCCGGCTCCAGGGGGCTCGCCGGCCTCCTGGAGCCGGCGCCACCACTCGCGAAAAGGGAGATCGATGAAGGTCCTGTTCACCACGTTCGCCGCGAAGTCCCATATGCATGCCCAGGTTCCGCTCGCCTGGGCTCTCCAGACCGCCGGCCACGAGGTCCGTATCGCCAGCCAGCCGGATCTGGCGGAGGACATCACCCGTACCGGACTGACGGCCGTCTGCGTCGGTGAGCCGCTGCTCCTGGAGGAGCAGATGCAGCGGGTCAACGAGGGCCTGGGCGACGACGCCGAGATCATGGAGAGCCAGGCGGAAGCCGGGATGGACATGACCGAGACCCGTCCCGAGATGCTGACCTGGGACCACGTCCTCGGGGTGTTCACCTCGATGACGGCGATGGCCTTCCAGAACTCCTGCCCGGAGCGCATGATCGACGACCTGGTCGCGTTCAGCCGCGAGTGGCAGCCCGACCTGGTCATCTGGGACACCCTGTCCTTCGCGGGCCCGGTGGCCGCGCAGGTCACCGGCGCCGCCCACGCCCGGCTGCTGTTCGGGCTCGATCTGCTGGGGCGGATGCGCGAGACCTTCCTCGACCTCCAGGCGGAGCGGCTGCCGGAGCAGCGGGACGATCCGCTGCGCGAGTGGCTGACCTGGACGCTGGGCCGCTACGGCGCGGAGTTCGAGGAGGAGGTCGCGGTCGGTCAGTGGACCATCGACCCGGTGCCTCCGTCGATGCGCTTCCCGGTGAAGCAGCCGTTCGTCCCGCTGCGCTACATCCCCTACAACGGGCAGGCCGTCATACCTCAGTGGCTGCACGAGCCGCCGAAGAAGCGCCGGGTCTGTCTGACGCTGGGTGTGGCCCACCGTGAGGTGCTGGACGGCGACCGTGCCTCGATCGGTGAACTGGTCGGGGCGCTGGCGGAGCTCGACGTCGAGGTGGTCGCCACGCTCAACGCCAAGCAGCTCGCCGGGCTGGAACTGCCGGACAACGTCAGGGCCGTCGACTTCGTGCCGCTCAACGCGCTTCTGCCGACCTGCTCCGCGGTCATACACCACGGTGGCTCCGGCACCTTCCAGACCGCGCTGGCGCACGGGGTCCCGCAGCTGATCGTGCCCGACATGGTCTGGGACACCATCCACAAGGCGAAGCAGCTGGAGAAGTTCGGCGCGGGACTGTACCTGCACGACGTCGACCACTACACCGCCCAGGACCTGCGCGAGCACGTGCTGCGTCTGCTGGAGGAGCCGTCGTTCGCGGAGAACTGCGCGCGGATCCGCCGGGAGATGGTGGGGACGCCGAGCCCCAACGACATCGTTCCGCTGCTGGAGAAGCTCGCCGCGGAACACCGCGGGGCCCGCGATTCCCGCAGCGCCGTCCGAGGGGAGCGGTAGATGGCCTCCGCCGTGACGTTCCGCGAACTCGCCGTCAGTGGCGCGTACGCCTTCACCCCGCCCGTCTTCGAGGACGACCGCGGCCTGTTCACCTCGCCCTACCAGGAGCCGGCGTTCGTGGAGGCCCTGGGGCATCCGCTCTTCCCCGTCGCGCAGAGCAACCACAGCAAGTCGCGGCGCGGCACCGTCCGGGGCATCCACTACACCGTGACCCCGCCGGGCGTGGCCAAGTACGTGTACTGCGCCCGGGGCCGCGCCATCGACATCGTGGTGGACATCCGGGTCGGCTCGCCCACCTTCGGCCGCTGGGACTCCTCCGTGCTCGACCCGGAAGGCTTCAGCGCCATGTACTTCCCGGTCGGTGTCGGGCACGCCTTCATCGCCCTGGAGGACGACACGGTGATGTCGTACATGCTCTCCGGGAGTTACGAGGCACAGCACGAGCTGTCCCTCTCCCCGCTCGACCCCGCGCTCGGCCTGCCGATCCCGCAGGACGTGGAGCCTTTGCTGTCCGCACGGGACACGGCCGCGCCGCTGCTCGCGCAGGTGCAGGCGGAGGGCGGCCTGCCGGAGTACGACAAGTGCCGTCGGATCGAGGCCGCACTGTGGCGGCCCTGAGCGGGGGGCGGCCGGCGGCCGCGGGGTCCCGGATCGCGGTGCTCGGGGCCACCGGCTGTGTCGGCCGCTGTGTGAGCGCCGCGCTGGCGCGCGAGGGGCACCAGGTGCTCGCGGTCGCCCGGCGCGGCGGGCCCGCGGTCGCCGACCACGTCTTCGCCGGCCTGGACGTGGCGGCGGTCCCGCCCGCCGAGCTCGCGCGGCTGTTCACCCGGCACCGGGTGCGCGCGGTGGTCAATGTGACGGGCGGCTGGGGCACGACCGAGGAGGAGATGCAGTA is a window encoding:
- a CDS encoding SDR family NAD(P)-dependent oxidoreductase; translation: MSPAAERVAIVTGATSGIGLAVARSLAEGGARVFICARDGDRVALTVKELREAGHDVDGAVCDVRDTEQVRAFVQEARDRFGPVDALVNNAGRSGGGHTAQIPDELWLDVIETNLNSVFRMTREVLTTGGMLERGAGRIVNIASTGGKQGVALGAPYSASKHGVVGFTKALGLELAKTGITVNAVCPGYVETPMAERVRQGYAGAWDITEDEVLERFEAKIPLGRYSTPDEVAGLVGYLLSSTAASITAQAMNVCGGLGNY
- a CDS encoding SRPBCC family protein, with the translated sequence MAHEVHTTEHTITVAAAPETVFGLVERAEDWPHVFPPSLHVEYLERSGDEERLRIWATANGEVKSWTSRRTLDREGLRIRFRQEVSQDPVAAMGGEWIVEALPDGGSRVRLLHDFRAVDDLERNVSWILEAIERNSGAELAALESAALRIGTDDAPCTFEDEVRIDAPAQEVRDFLRDAGLWQERLPHVARVLLKEDTPDVQHLEMDTRTPDGSTHTTASVRICLPDGRITYKQLQTPALMSVHTGEWTVRETPSGCVAVSRHTVVVNAAAITKVLGSSATTADARAFLRDALGGNSTITMRHAKEYAERRARTEPVQPAEYASIQQFYARQMRLLDEGDGDAWADTFTEDGAFDQSSFTEPVRGRAAIAAAVRERPAAPPGTVRRHWLGLPAAWRFPDGSVRTGYDALVVSTAKGAAPVIRLSTSCQDVLVADQDGWLVSHRYVGHDGQ
- a CDS encoding activator-dependent family glycosyltransferase, with translation MKVLFTTFAAKSHMHAQVPLAWALQTAGHEVRIASQPDLAEDITRTGLTAVCVGEPLLLEEQMQRVNEGLGDDAEIMESQAEAGMDMTETRPEMLTWDHVLGVFTSMTAMAFQNSCPERMIDDLVAFSREWQPDLVIWDTLSFAGPVAAQVTGAAHARLLFGLDLLGRMRETFLDLQAERLPEQRDDPLREWLTWTLGRYGAEFEEEVAVGQWTIDPVPPSMRFPVKQPFVPLRYIPYNGQAVIPQWLHEPPKKRRVCLTLGVAHREVLDGDRASIGELVGALAELDVEVVATLNAKQLAGLELPDNVRAVDFVPLNALLPTCSAVIHHGGSGTFQTALAHGVPQLIVPDMVWDTIHKAKQLEKFGAGLYLHDVDHYTAQDLREHVLRLLEEPSFAENCARIRREMVGTPSPNDIVPLLEKLAAEHRGARDSRSAVRGER
- a CDS encoding dTDP-4-dehydrorhamnose 3,5-epimerase family protein, with protein sequence MASAVTFRELAVSGAYAFTPPVFEDDRGLFTSPYQEPAFVEALGHPLFPVAQSNHSKSRRGTVRGIHYTVTPPGVAKYVYCARGRAIDIVVDIRVGSPTFGRWDSSVLDPEGFSAMYFPVGVGHAFIALEDDTVMSYMLSGSYEAQHELSLSPLDPALGLPIPQDVEPLLSARDTAAPLLAQVQAEGGLPEYDKCRRIEAALWRP